One genomic segment of Rivularia sp. PCC 7116 includes these proteins:
- a CDS encoding TIGR04376 family protein: MGLFDDLSKFLESRLEEFLRNNPHLELDALLEQLREQEEDTLKLIADLQLQEKRKQDEILSTAQEIQRWHIRVQKAKNAGREDLALKAQEREAALLRQGNQLWGQMQGMKERISQGKELLKQVRQRRQEVQAKAAEAQAARTKAQTQQRMETDTGWWSASSTYPSSNKYDDLEEKFLRWETEAELEEMKRKMNQ; encoded by the coding sequence GTGGGCTTATTTGACGATTTGAGTAAATTTTTGGAAAGTCGTTTAGAAGAATTTCTGCGGAATAACCCGCATTTAGAATTAGATGCGCTACTCGAACAGTTACGAGAGCAAGAAGAAGACACTTTGAAGCTAATTGCAGATTTGCAGTTGCAAGAAAAGCGCAAGCAAGACGAAATATTATCCACCGCGCAAGAAATTCAAAGATGGCATATCCGGGTACAAAAAGCCAAAAATGCTGGTAGAGAAGACTTGGCACTCAAAGCTCAAGAAAGAGAAGCAGCGTTATTACGTCAGGGAAATCAGCTTTGGGGGCAAATGCAAGGCATGAAAGAGCGCATTAGCCAAGGTAAAGAATTACTAAAACAAGTGCGACAGCGACGACAGGAAGTACAAGCCAAAGCAGCAGAAGCTCAAGCAGCACGCACAAAAGCCCAGACGCAACAACGCATGGAAACAGACACTGGTTGGTGGAGTGCAAGCAGCACCTATCCTAGTTCAAACAAATACGACGATTTAGAAGAGAAATTTCTCCGGTGGGAGACGGAAGCGGAATTAGAAGAAATGAAACGCAAAATGAATCAGTGA
- a CDS encoding tetratricopeptide repeat protein, whose protein sequence is MNCCYKLTINLILIAVINCFLIISPAFSSPSSQEFKSGDFLQMGVKNIQLGHYIQAIEDFTDAIELNSNSGVAYSNRCLTYLQLEEYHNAVADCTIAINFVPNNTEAYLNRGLAEYRLGNYQAAVLDNNEAIKLKPHDFRAYYNRGIANAALKNHQQAIADYNLALTQTPDLTTSLLGDIYNDRGLVNFELQNLSAALLDFSRAIRLNSADDRAYFNRGCACVQSHDNWGALRDFSEVVKLDPDNAIAYVNRGVAYHNLGYEQAAIKDLQTAANHFVNRGEKIAYQRTVKLIETVQQKMTGKVEIANKLGVGNWV, encoded by the coding sequence ATGAATTGCTGCTACAAGTTGACGATCAATCTTATTTTGATTGCAGTTATTAACTGTTTTTTAATTATTTCTCCTGCATTTTCATCACCATCTTCTCAAGAATTTAAATCGGGTGATTTTTTACAAATGGGAGTAAAGAATATTCAGTTAGGTCATTATATACAAGCTATTGAAGACTTTACCGATGCAATTGAGTTAAATAGTAATTCTGGCGTAGCTTATAGCAATCGTTGTTTGACCTACCTTCAATTAGAAGAATACCATAATGCTGTTGCCGATTGCACGATAGCAATAAATTTTGTACCCAATAATACTGAAGCTTACTTAAATAGAGGACTTGCAGAATATAGATTGGGAAATTATCAAGCAGCAGTTTTAGACAATAATGAAGCTATTAAACTCAAGCCTCATGATTTCCGAGCATATTACAATCGAGGCATAGCTAATGCTGCTTTAAAAAATCATCAACAAGCAATTGCAGATTATAATTTGGCATTAACTCAAACTCCTGACTTAACAACTTCTTTGTTGGGAGATATTTATAACGATAGGGGTTTGGTTAATTTTGAATTGCAAAATTTATCTGCGGCGTTGCTAGATTTTTCAAGAGCAATTCGTTTGAATTCGGCAGATGATAGAGCATATTTTAATCGGGGTTGCGCTTGCGTTCAAAGTCACGATAATTGGGGAGCATTGCGCGATTTTAGTGAAGTTGTTAAGCTCGATCCCGACAATGCGATCGCTTATGTAAATCGGGGTGTCGCTTACCACAATCTTGGTTACGAACAAGCCGCTATCAAGGATTTACAAACAGCAGCAAATCATTTTGTAAATCGAGGTGAGAAAATAGCTTATCAAAGAACGGTAAAATTAATCGAAACCGTACAACAGAAAATGACTGGGAAAGTGGAAATTGCCAATAAATTGGGAGTTGGAAATTGGGTATAG
- a CDS encoding ATP-binding protein: MTYPSSEHHISQPDTHKHEKASWVLSARNRFNPISWIENRLTLQKNICIGYIVALGIAVGGSGFGLSVGNFWVHQANQERKDIHRELKLLNKLLNATLTLQPISDIYPYLQEPQELQKAINNVKDFQKILTEVGINASTKFQPIFDKYKVSLEEFGKDSKTTLKQIDSIQLKSQENKKKELVAKLIVDNSRIQTLKFIDELKYFLESIEAESENAENNLSRAQILRLLVALISIISSLTIATLIVIYSSRMIAKPITTVASFTEKALEEANYDLQIPTIGNLETRKLAASVNQLFEQIKINIEKQEESRISADAASYAKSEFMANMSHELRTPLNGILGYTQIIQNSPNLSKKEQRGVEIIHRCGKHLLTLINDILDFSKIEAHQIKLHNSDFHLPSFLQGIVEICRIKTENKGLSFIYLTPKNLPSGINIDKRRLRQVLINLLSNAIKFTDKGCVTLQVEVLEIKKEAFSEKVRLLFHIEDTGIGMKPEVLEKIFLPFEQLGTTKNKSEGTGLGLALSQKIIQMMNSTINVKSKLDMGSVFQFEIECPVAEDWTESNSITRTGKIVGYAGERKQILIVDDRWENRSLFINLLSSIGFELIEAENGKDGLEQAVKYKPDLIISDIKMPVMHGWDMLEQIRKNDNLKNTLFFFCSVNSSDNLSQKAIQAGANHFLNKPVKSKELYRALAKYFQLTWLYSEEEIVRPTIKKSSTRDKIIIPPISELSMLLEFAKKGKITGIQKELDRIALIDEKYQDFVNELYAFAKSFNINKIRAYLQKNVKE; this comes from the coding sequence ATGACTTATCCTTCTTCAGAGCATCACATTTCCCAACCCGATACCCATAAGCATGAAAAAGCTTCTTGGGTTTTGTCAGCACGAAACCGTTTTAACCCTATATCTTGGATAGAAAATCGTCTCACCCTGCAAAAAAATATTTGCATCGGATACATTGTTGCTTTAGGCATTGCTGTTGGGGGTAGCGGCTTCGGTTTGAGCGTAGGAAACTTTTGGGTTCACCAGGCAAACCAGGAGAGAAAGGATATACATCGAGAATTAAAATTGTTAAATAAACTACTTAATGCAACTTTAACTTTACAGCCAATTAGCGATATTTATCCTTATTTACAAGAGCCTCAAGAACTGCAAAAAGCTATTAATAACGTAAAGGATTTTCAAAAAATACTAACGGAAGTAGGGATAAATGCTTCAACTAAGTTTCAACCTATATTCGATAAATATAAAGTTAGCTTAGAAGAATTTGGTAAGGATTCTAAAACTACTTTAAAACAAATTGACTCAATTCAGTTGAAGTCACAAGAAAATAAAAAAAAAGAATTAGTAGCAAAGTTAATTGTAGATAACTCTCGTATCCAGACGCTCAAGTTTATAGATGAATTAAAATATTTCCTTGAATCCATAGAGGCAGAGTCAGAAAACGCAGAAAATAATCTAAGTCGAGCGCAAATACTGAGGTTGCTAGTTGCACTCATTAGTATAATTTCGTCTTTGACTATAGCGACTTTGATTGTAATTTATAGCAGCAGAATGATTGCGAAACCGATTACAACAGTTGCTAGCTTCACAGAAAAAGCTTTGGAAGAAGCAAACTATGACTTACAAATTCCTACAATCGGAAATTTAGAAACTAGAAAACTTGCAGCTTCTGTCAACCAACTTTTTGAACAAATCAAAATTAATATAGAAAAACAGGAAGAATCCCGAATTTCTGCCGATGCTGCAAGTTATGCGAAAAGCGAATTTATGGCTAATATGAGTCACGAACTTCGTACTCCATTAAATGGCATTTTGGGTTATACCCAAATTATTCAAAATTCTCCAAACTTGTCTAAAAAGGAACAAAGGGGTGTAGAAATAATTCATCGCTGCGGCAAGCATTTATTAACACTAATCAATGACATTCTTGATTTTTCTAAAATAGAAGCACATCAAATTAAGCTTCATAATAGTGATTTTCATTTACCTTCATTTTTACAAGGAATTGTAGAAATATGTCGTATTAAGACTGAAAATAAAGGTTTGAGTTTTATTTACTTAACTCCAAAAAACTTACCATCCGGTATCAATATTGATAAAAGACGATTGCGGCAAGTATTAATAAATTTGCTTAGTAATGCAATTAAATTTACTGATAAAGGCTGCGTAACTTTACAGGTAGAGGTGTTAGAAATAAAAAAAGAAGCTTTCTCAGAAAAAGTCAGATTGCTTTTTCATATAGAAGATACTGGTATCGGTATGAAACCTGAAGTTTTAGAAAAAATATTTTTACCTTTTGAGCAATTAGGTACTACAAAAAATAAGTCAGAAGGTACGGGATTAGGATTAGCTTTAAGTCAAAAAATAATCCAAATGATGAATAGTACGATTAATGTTAAAAGCAAATTAGATATGGGGAGTGTATTTCAATTTGAAATAGAATGTCCAGTTGCTGAAGATTGGACGGAATCAAATAGTATTACTAGAACAGGTAAAATTGTTGGTTATGCAGGAGAAAGAAAACAAATTCTCATAGTAGATGACAGATGGGAAAATCGTTCTTTATTTATTAATCTCCTGTCGTCTATCGGCTTTGAGTTAATAGAAGCAGAAAACGGTAAAGACGGCTTAGAACAAGCAGTAAAATACAAGCCCGACTTGATTATTTCCGATATAAAAATGCCTGTGATGCATGGATGGGATATGCTTGAGCAAATACGCAAAAATGACAATTTGAAAAACACTTTGTTCTTTTTCTGCTCTGTAAATTCATCCGATAATTTGAGCCAAAAAGCAATTCAAGCAGGGGCAAATCATTTTCTGAATAAACCTGTTAAGTCAAAAGAACTTTATCGTGCATTAGCAAAATATTTTCAATTAACTTGGTTATATAGCGAAGAAGAAATAGTCAGACCAACTATTAAAAAATCTTCTACTAGAGATAAGATAATTATTCCCCCAATATCTGAACTAAGTATGCTATTAGAATTCGCTAAAAAAGGTAAAATTACGGGTATCCAAAAGGAATTAGATCGGATTGCATTAATAGATGAGAAATATCAAGATTTTGTCAACGAGCTTTATGCATTTGCTAAATCTTTTAATATCAACAAAATCCGTGCTTATTTACAAAAAAACGTCAAAGAATAA
- a CDS encoding alpha-amylase → MSNINGTIMQYFHWYIPGDGMLWDKVKTRAEELAQAGFTAMWLPPAYKGMGGTYDVGYAVYDMYDLGEFEQKGTVRTKYGTRQQYVDAVHSLQGAGIEVYADTVLNHRIGADDTEIAKATPFSQSDRLNPKGEMRDIKCYTHYKFPGRKGKYSKFEWHWWHFDAVDYDEYTQDSSNIYLLEGKVFDDYVALENGNFSYLMGSDCDFQNKEVQDEAINWGKWYLDTTGVNGFRLDAIKHISSWFFPIWLDEMERHAGKELFSVGEYWYNDIGTLHWFADAVGGRMSLFDVPLHYNFHYASKSGESYDMRRIFDNTFVQQRPTHAVTFVENHDSQPLQALEAPVEPWFKPLAYALILLRQEGYPCVFYADYYGAEYEDYGRDGNLYPIYLPSHQWLIDKFLYARKHFAYGYQYNYFDHWDIIGWTRLGNPEHPQAMAVIMSNGAGGTKWMEVGKPNTKFYDLTEHVKEPVSTNEWGWAEFRCNGGSVSVWVEDVVR, encoded by the coding sequence ATGTCAAATATTAACGGTACGATAATGCAGTATTTCCATTGGTACATTCCCGGCGATGGAATGCTGTGGGATAAAGTGAAGACAAGAGCGGAAGAATTAGCCCAAGCGGGTTTTACGGCGATGTGGCTTCCACCTGCTTATAAGGGAATGGGTGGAACTTACGATGTGGGATATGCTGTTTACGATATGTATGATTTGGGTGAGTTTGAGCAAAAGGGAACTGTTCGCACTAAGTACGGTACCCGTCAACAATATGTAGATGCTGTTCATTCTCTCCAAGGTGCGGGAATTGAAGTTTATGCGGATACGGTATTAAATCACCGCATTGGTGCAGATGATACAGAAATCGCCAAAGCGACTCCTTTTTCTCAGAGCGATCGCTTAAATCCTAAAGGTGAGATGCGCGATATTAAATGCTATACCCATTACAAATTTCCCGGCAGAAAAGGTAAATATTCAAAATTTGAGTGGCATTGGTGGCATTTTGATGCGGTAGATTACGACGAATACACTCAGGATTCTTCAAATATATATTTACTCGAAGGTAAGGTGTTTGACGATTATGTTGCTTTAGAAAACGGCAACTTTTCTTATTTAATGGGAAGCGATTGCGATTTTCAAAATAAGGAAGTGCAAGACGAAGCAATTAATTGGGGTAAATGGTATCTGGATACAACCGGTGTGAATGGTTTCCGCTTAGACGCTATCAAACATATTTCATCGTGGTTTTTCCCGATATGGTTGGATGAAATGGAGCGCCATGCTGGTAAAGAATTATTTTCGGTAGGCGAATATTGGTATAACGATATCGGTACTTTACACTGGTTTGCTGATGCAGTGGGTGGAAGAATGTCACTTTTTGATGTTCCCTTACACTACAATTTCCACTACGCCAGCAAATCCGGTGAAAGTTACGATATGCGGCGTATTTTCGATAATACATTTGTACAGCAACGTCCGACTCATGCCGTTACTTTTGTCGAAAATCATGATTCGCAGCCGTTGCAAGCTTTGGAAGCTCCCGTAGAACCGTGGTTTAAACCTTTAGCATATGCTTTAATTTTACTGCGTCAAGAAGGTTATCCCTGTGTATTCTACGCAGACTATTACGGTGCGGAATATGAAGACTATGGCAGGGATGGAAATCTTTATCCGATTTATTTACCTTCCCATCAGTGGTTGATAGATAAATTTCTTTATGCTCGTAAACATTTTGCCTATGGCTATCAGTACAATTACTTTGACCATTGGGACATTATCGGGTGGACTAGATTGGGCAATCCAGAACATCCTCAAGCAATGGCAGTAATCATGAGTAACGGAGCAGGGGGAACTAAATGGATGGAAGTTGGTAAACCAAATACCAAGTTTTACGACTTAACCGAACATGTCAAAGAACCCGTTTCTACTAACGAGTGGGGTTGGGCTGAATTTCGCTGCAATGGTGGTTCCGTTTCCGTTTGGGTAGAAGATGTTGTCCGTTAA
- a CDS encoding ABC transporter permease: MERSIFFNLLSSLQLLLVGYISAAVLGIVIGYFIGINKIVYQVCKWILQVPNTLVSIALLPIALIVFKEAEAAAIVVVFFSAIWSIILNSAKGIRCGRKQGRNFRIVIKHIFEGLRFAVWIAWFSAIATEMLTLNQGLGFVIWNAYKESQVDNIIEGIICIGAIGLLLDQLLDLTGNILFELVSDGEKSKVS; the protein is encoded by the coding sequence ATGGAACGAAGTATTTTTTTTAATCTGTTATCGAGTTTACAATTATTATTAGTAGGTTATATCTCTGCTGCGGTTTTAGGTATTGTAATTGGGTATTTTATTGGTATAAATAAAATTGTTTATCAAGTATGTAAATGGATTCTTCAGGTTCCAAATACTCTTGTTTCGATTGCTTTATTACCAATTGCTTTAATCGTTTTTAAAGAAGCTGAAGCCGCTGCAATTGTAGTTGTATTTTTTAGCGCTATCTGGTCAATTATTCTTAATTCTGCCAAGGGCATACGGTGCGGACGCAAGCAAGGTAGAAACTTCAGAATAGTCATCAAGCATATATTTGAAGGTTTAAGGTTTGCTGTTTGGATTGCTTGGTTTAGCGCAATTGCCACAGAAATGTTAACTCTAAATCAAGGTCTTGGTTTTGTAATTTGGAATGCTTATAAAGAAAGTCAAGTTGATAACATCATTGAAGGAATAATCTGTATTGGAGCTATTGGATTATTATTAGATCAACTTTTAGATTTAACTGGGAATATTCTTTTTGAGTTAGTTTCCGATGGAGAAAAATCCAAAGTAAGTTGA
- the petJ gene encoding cytochrome c6 PetJ has product MKKILSILLLGVAIFSFAFNRPALADAAAGGAVFNANCASCHAGGRNLVNAQKTLSKADLEKYDMYSIEAITNQVTNGKNAMPAFKGRLSDAQIQDVAAYVLSKAEAGW; this is encoded by the coding sequence ATGAAGAAGATTTTGTCAATATTGCTGCTGGGTGTAGCAATTTTCAGTTTTGCTTTTAATCGTCCTGCTTTAGCTGATGCAGCTGCTGGTGGCGCTGTATTTAACGCTAACTGCGCTTCTTGTCACGCAGGCGGTAGAAATTTGGTTAACGCTCAAAAAACACTTAGCAAAGCTGACTTGGAAAAGTATGACATGTATTCCATAGAAGCTATCACAAATCAAGTTACCAATGGTAAAAATGCAATGCCTGCTTTCAAAGGGCGTTTAAGCGATGCACAAATCCAAGATGTAGCTGCTTACGTTTTGTCGAAAGCTGAAGCAGGTTGGTAA
- a CDS encoding RNA-guided endonuclease TnpB family protein: MRTAYQYKLRPTKQQAQDIDRWLSMCCAQYNYLLADRFNWYEQNRCPINACPLICYLPELRDKPEYFGQKRTLPKLKETHPHYKDVYSDVLQDVVKRVKVTFDRFLKGDSNGKRSGRPRFKARNRYRTFLYPRVKPDCITNGKISLPKLGNIKVLKHRQIPDGFKIKTVSITKKADGYYVTLSLEDETVPTIKPDFNPDSIAGIDVGLKEFLTTSEGDNVAIPQHYRKSQKRLRVIQKRVSRRRKGSNKRLKALKQLGKQHKKVADKRKDFHFKTANNLLKKYDVVAVEDLNIKGLARTRLAKSVLDAGWSSFLSILTNKAEKAGLLVIPVKASGTSQDCSSCGVKVPKKLHERWHDCPHCGCSLDRDHNAAINIKNRAVGHPVLKAKSLLSNSRIVLEAYTVLEESV, encoded by the coding sequence GTGAGAACGGCATACCAGTACAAACTACGTCCAACAAAACAACAAGCGCAAGATATAGACCGATGGTTATCTATGTGTTGCGCTCAATACAATTATTTGCTGGCTGATAGATTCAACTGGTATGAGCAAAATCGTTGTCCTATTAATGCTTGTCCTCTTATTTGTTATCTACCAGAATTAAGGGATAAACCTGAATATTTTGGACAAAAAAGAACACTCCCTAAACTTAAAGAAACACATCCACATTACAAGGATGTTTACTCTGATGTTTTGCAAGATGTAGTTAAGCGAGTTAAAGTAACTTTTGACCGTTTCTTGAAAGGTGATAGCAACGGCAAGCGTAGCGGTAGACCAAGGTTTAAAGCGCGTAACCGTTATCGGACTTTCTTGTATCCAAGAGTTAAGCCTGACTGCATAACCAACGGTAAAATATCATTGCCTAAATTGGGAAATATTAAAGTCCTAAAGCATCGGCAAATCCCAGATGGTTTTAAAATCAAAACCGTGTCTATCACCAAAAAAGCTGATGGCTATTACGTAACCCTTAGCTTGGAAGATGAAACAGTCCCAACAATTAAACCTGATTTTAATCCTGATTCGATTGCTGGAATTGATGTAGGTTTAAAGGAGTTTTTAACAACTTCTGAAGGCGATAATGTTGCGATACCTCAACATTATCGCAAATCTCAAAAACGTTTACGAGTTATCCAAAAACGTGTTTCCCGTCGCAGGAAAGGGAGCAACAAAAGATTAAAAGCGTTAAAACAGTTGGGCAAGCAACATAAAAAAGTTGCTGATAAACGAAAAGATTTTCATTTCAAAACTGCCAACAATCTATTGAAAAAATATGATGTTGTTGCGGTTGAAGATTTGAATATAAAAGGACTTGCACGTACTCGATTGGCAAAGTCTGTTCTTGATGCTGGATGGTCAAGCTTCTTGTCGATACTGACAAACAAAGCCGAAAAAGCTGGTTTGTTGGTTATCCCGGTTAAAGCGTCCGGCACAAGTCAAGACTGTTCTAGTTGTGGCGTTAAAGTGCCTAAAAAACTGCATGAGAGATGGCACGACTGCCCACATTGTGGATGTAGTTTGGATCGCGATCATAACGCAGCAATAAACATAAAGAATAGAGCGGTGGGGCATCCCGTTCTTAAAGCCAAGAGTCTCCTAAGCAATAGCCGGATTGTCTTGGAAGCCTACACTGTACTCGAAGAGTCAGTGTAG
- a CDS encoding response regulator, whose product MSNNYLNNMNSSDEQELEFHKNTETILVIDDSPTNLEILHDVLGNAGYEVLVEMDGASGIEQVETNPPDLILLDVMMPKIDGFETCRRLQADPSTKDIPIIFITALTEAEEKVKGLNLGAVDYITKPFEQQEVIARISLHLKLRKLNLELDKQKQELEVRVKERTLELSQTLEQLKHTQLQLVQTEKISSLGQLVAGVAHEVNNPIGFISTNLHYANQYIEDLLILVGLFQKNCSNPGSEIEAQIENMDLGHIAKDLPKLMSSMKLGTDTIKGIMQSLRNFSRTDGDKKKLVDIHQGIEATLMILQHRLKAYSKRPAIQVIKDYSILPKIKCYPGQLNQVFMNLLANAIDVLEESMNDSICVNHEEYIPINPQIRIGTTIDKHHVTVTIADNGKGMPESVMNDIFQPFFTTKPEGKGTGLGLSISYQIITENHGGNLQCISSPGEGTEFIIKIPF is encoded by the coding sequence ATGAGCAATAACTATTTAAACAATATGAACTCATCCGACGAACAAGAACTCGAATTTCATAAAAATACAGAAACTATATTAGTAATTGATGATAGTCCAACAAATTTAGAAATTCTCCACGATGTCTTGGGAAATGCTGGTTATGAAGTATTAGTAGAAATGGATGGCGCTAGTGGAATTGAACAAGTAGAAACTAATCCGCCTGATTTGATATTACTAGATGTGATGATGCCGAAAATAGATGGGTTTGAAACTTGTCGTAGATTGCAAGCCGATCCTTCTACAAAAGATATTCCCATCATTTTTATTACAGCACTTACAGAAGCAGAAGAAAAAGTTAAAGGCTTAAATTTAGGGGCTGTAGATTACATCACAAAACCATTTGAGCAACAAGAAGTTATAGCTAGAATTAGCCTGCATTTAAAATTACGAAAGTTAAACTTAGAATTAGATAAACAAAAACAAGAATTAGAAGTACGAGTTAAAGAGAGAACTTTAGAACTTTCTCAAACTTTAGAGCAATTAAAACATACTCAGCTACAGTTAGTTCAGACAGAAAAAATATCTTCCTTAGGACAGTTAGTTGCTGGTGTTGCTCATGAAGTTAATAATCCTATAGGCTTTATTTCTACAAATTTACATTACGCTAATCAGTATATAGAAGACTTATTGATATTAGTAGGGCTTTTTCAAAAAAATTGCTCTAATCCCGGTAGCGAAATTGAAGCACAAATAGAAAATATGGATTTAGGTCATATTGCAAAAGATTTACCTAAATTAATGTCTTCAATGAAGCTAGGTACCGACACTATAAAAGGAATTATGCAATCTTTACGAAACTTTTCTCGTACCGATGGAGACAAGAAAAAATTAGTTGATATTCATCAAGGTATAGAAGCTACATTAATGATTTTACAACATCGTCTTAAAGCTTATTCTAAACGTCCCGCTATTCAAGTAATTAAAGACTATAGCATTTTACCTAAAATCAAATGTTATCCGGGACAACTTAATCAAGTGTTCATGAATCTATTAGCTAATGCTATCGATGTTTTAGAAGAATCAATGAACGATAGTATTTGTGTAAATCATGAAGAATATATTCCTATTAATCCTCAAATTCGTATTGGAACTACCATAGATAAACATCACGTTACTGTCACAATTGCTGATAATGGCAAGGGAATGCCGGAATCAGTGATGAATGATATTTTCCAACCTTTCTTTACTACTAAACCTGAAGGAAAGGGTACTGGTTTAGGACTTTCAATTAGTTACCAAATTATCACCGAAAATCATGGAGGTAATTTACAATGTATTTCTTCTCCTGGAGAAGGTACGGAGTTTATAATTAAAATTCCCTTCTAA
- a CDS encoding DUF6364 family protein, translating into MKTTRLNVRMSERRLNKIRQYAANKDKTVTQIVEDWIDRLPNKEIDKNSTVPLPVNPAD; encoded by the coding sequence ATGAAAACAACTAGATTAAATGTAAGGATGTCCGAGCGTAGATTAAACAAAATAAGGCAGTATGCAGCAAACAAAGATAAAACCGTGACGCAGATAGTTGAGGACTGGATTGACCGACTGCCAAATAAAGAAATTGATAAAAACTCAACTGTCCCTCTCCCGGTCAATCCTGCGGATTGA
- a CDS encoding GNAT family N-acetyltransferase, with translation MTTDNDLILRLAQPEDCDVLFELIKGLAEYEKLSDAVTGSAAKLKEHLFGSKKYAEAILAEVNGHGVGFALFFHNYSTFLTQPGIYLEDLFILPEYRQKGIGKALLRKIASIAVERNCGRLEWSVLDWNEPAKVFYRHMGADILEDWQICRVTGKELKKLGIGNG, from the coding sequence ATGACGACCGATAACGATTTAATTTTACGTTTAGCTCAACCAGAAGACTGCGACGTATTATTTGAATTAATCAAAGGGTTGGCAGAGTATGAAAAACTTAGTGATGCGGTAACCGGCAGTGCTGCAAAACTAAAAGAGCATTTATTTGGTTCTAAGAAATATGCCGAAGCTATATTAGCGGAAGTAAACGGGCATGGTGTGGGTTTCGCCTTATTTTTTCATAATTATTCAACTTTTCTGACTCAGCCGGGAATTTATTTAGAAGATTTATTTATTTTGCCAGAATACCGTCAAAAGGGAATTGGAAAAGCGCTTTTACGCAAAATTGCCAGCATCGCAGTTGAAAGAAATTGCGGCAGATTAGAATGGAGCGTTTTAGATTGGAACGAACCCGCAAAAGTATTTTATCGCCACATGGGAGCAGATATTCTAGAAGATTGGCAAATTTGCCGCGTTACCGGAAAGGAGTTGAAAAAGTTGGGAATTGGGAATGGGTGA